In Methylacidiphilum infernorum V4, a single window of DNA contains:
- a CDS encoding glycine--tRNA ligase, with product MTELTLLEKIVALCKRRGIIFPSSEIYGGINGVWDFGPLGVELKRNIKESWWKTMTQLRTDVVGLDGSILMNREVWKASTHEDQFVDWFVDCKVCRARFRLDHLKESSCPLKPSKHPGECGGELTEPRRFNLLFKTYVGPLEEEGALTYLRPETAQSIFVQFKNVLESSRMKIPFGIAQIGKAFRNEVNPRNFIFRSREFEQMELEYFIPPDTGFEYIEQWKEERIAWYESIGIAREHIHLRDVPESERAFYSRKTYDLEYDFPFGRQELEGIAYRTDFDLKQHAIFSGKSMEYYDEERKCKYIPHVVEPSAGVDRTLLALLCESYREEEIIDEGGKKEKRVVLGFTPKIAPIKIGVFPLLKNKIELVQKAQAIFSLLKIHFKSFYDESGAIGRRYRRMDEIGTPFCVTVDFETLEGVREGKLAGKKDTVTVRYRDSMKQDRIAVDDLVDFFREKIG from the coding sequence ATGACAGAATTAACGCTTTTAGAAAAGATTGTTGCGCTTTGCAAGCGAAGGGGGATTATCTTTCCTTCATCCGAAATATATGGAGGAATTAATGGGGTTTGGGATTTTGGACCGCTTGGAGTAGAACTGAAGAGAAATATTAAAGAGTCTTGGTGGAAGACCATGACCCAGTTGCGAACAGATGTGGTAGGTTTGGATGGCTCTATTCTGATGAACAGGGAGGTTTGGAAAGCGAGCACCCATGAAGATCAATTTGTCGATTGGTTCGTCGATTGTAAAGTCTGCCGTGCTCGATTCAGGTTGGATCACTTAAAGGAAAGTAGTTGTCCGTTGAAGCCTTCTAAACACCCTGGGGAATGCGGAGGCGAACTCACCGAGCCCAGGCGGTTTAACCTCCTTTTTAAAACCTATGTCGGTCCTTTAGAAGAAGAGGGTGCCTTGACTTATCTTCGACCGGAGACAGCTCAGTCTATTTTCGTACAATTCAAAAATGTTCTGGAAAGCTCCCGGATGAAGATTCCTTTTGGAATAGCCCAGATAGGAAAGGCTTTCCGCAACGAAGTCAACCCGCGCAATTTTATCTTCCGGTCCAGGGAGTTCGAACAGATGGAACTCGAATACTTTATTCCTCCGGACACAGGTTTTGAGTATATCGAACAGTGGAAAGAAGAAAGAATTGCCTGGTATGAGTCCATTGGAATAGCAAGGGAACACATTCATTTGAGAGATGTCCCTGAGAGTGAAAGGGCGTTTTATTCTAGAAAAACTTATGATTTAGAATACGATTTTCCCTTTGGCAGGCAGGAGCTTGAAGGCATAGCATACCGCACGGACTTTGACTTGAAACAACATGCAATTTTCAGCGGTAAATCCATGGAATATTATGATGAGGAAAGGAAGTGTAAATACATTCCCCATGTCGTAGAACCAAGTGCAGGAGTGGATAGAACGCTTTTAGCCCTTCTCTGTGAGTCTTACAGGGAAGAAGAGATCATTGATGAGGGGGGGAAAAAAGAAAAAAGAGTTGTTCTTGGGTTTACTCCAAAAATAGCCCCTATTAAAATTGGGGTTTTCCCTCTTTTAAAAAATAAGATTGAACTTGTCCAAAAGGCTCAAGCGATATTTTCTTTATTGAAGATACATTTCAAGTCCTTTTATGATGAATCGGGAGCAATAGGAAGGCGTTACCGCCGCATGGATGAAATTGGTACCCCTTTTTGCGTCACGGTGGATTTCGAAACCCTTGAAGGGGTAAGGGAAGGAAAACTTGCAGGAAAGAAAGACACGGTTACGGTTCGTTATAGGGACAGCATGAAGCAAGATCGGATAGCCGTTGATGACCTGGTCGACTTTTTCAGAGAAAAGATCGGTTAG
- a CDS encoding AsmA-like C-terminal region-containing protein → MQKKTSKSHSLIKKERKSSAIIPYSFPNAFYCCLCSFLKKLLFSFILSLSGIILGIFLYLRFFGFPPQVKQLVLSELESRGIIISLDKLSIDPRGKLVANRVVVFRSKDKQSIWLQVDKVHLSVGWYSWFRGDPFIQSAVVSNATIAIPLTPHNEMEIHQVNASVNLVANEIVVKKAKGRVLNVNFDLKGKIVVDGLPFFKPQTEEQIQFIDSLWNKVLSTLDLLETQKPLQLEGNFSLNTKDPENATASFQIYSKKFWFKDIPIENAFAQLKLAGGALKCEELTLELSRGQISVWGEVDFKGSSSFIEFLSSADLSLMKSIIPQNFQFLIDGLKFTDLPTFSGRFTTKWGIQKMTNLVVDTHCHNFSFQGHALEELSLPVAYDGKKLFVPELKLKMNNGLLSGEILWDKQNANFWAKINSHQVNPKIFKKIFGVEFDRILDVTDFKKDLPIVNLEIRGNSLDPRQWTYSGHYLLKDFVHQGVFIQSAESDFNFSNYELFLPNLHVSRPEGTVSGMVRHNFQKKLVWITGLCSSVNVIESAPALGHEFFSYVKPYRFHSPPFLKVNGVVDLDKYSKEPRTDLHIEVDSDSVMDLDVFKVTFPLTKPKGEIFLRGRELTVKVHKGFLFDGQIQGVYESSLWKKNIPFKTHFHINNGDFHKAMHTIFNNNKDSGRFDFQTTFGGYLGNLYSLQGDGKIEIHDGYIMSIPFLGVISTALSSKDTDFAMAKADEASAHFNIKDGFIFTRDLKISSFTFSVLGSGKYNFVKDNLDMDMKVRMRGPMGYLFYPLSELFEYHGTGKLASPVWKSKVF, encoded by the coding sequence GTGCAGAAAAAGACATCAAAATCTCATTCCCTCATAAAAAAAGAAAGAAAGTCTTCTGCAATTATTCCTTATAGCTTTCCCAATGCTTTCTATTGTTGTCTTTGTTCATTTTTAAAAAAGCTCCTCTTCTCTTTTATTCTTTCGCTTTCAGGCATTATCTTGGGAATATTTCTCTATCTCCGGTTTTTTGGATTTCCTCCCCAAGTAAAGCAGCTTGTTCTCTCTGAGCTTGAGTCTCGGGGGATTATCATATCCCTAGATAAGCTTTCGATAGATCCCAGGGGAAAACTTGTGGCCAACAGGGTCGTCGTTTTCCGCTCAAAAGATAAACAATCCATTTGGCTGCAGGTTGATAAAGTTCATCTATCGGTTGGTTGGTATTCCTGGTTCAGGGGCGATCCTTTTATTCAGAGTGCCGTGGTTTCAAATGCCACGATTGCCATTCCCTTGACTCCCCATAACGAAATGGAAATTCACCAGGTTAATGCTTCGGTTAATTTAGTCGCCAACGAGATAGTGGTTAAAAAAGCTAAGGGAAGGGTGTTGAATGTAAATTTTGATTTAAAAGGAAAAATCGTTGTTGATGGGCTTCCCTTTTTCAAGCCCCAAACTGAGGAACAGATACAATTTATTGATTCTCTCTGGAACAAGGTTCTATCTACTCTTGACCTCCTTGAAACCCAGAAACCACTCCAACTTGAAGGGAACTTCAGCCTCAATACCAAAGATCCTGAAAATGCAACGGCATCCTTTCAAATTTATTCTAAAAAATTCTGGTTCAAGGATATCCCCATAGAAAACGCCTTTGCTCAACTCAAGCTTGCCGGGGGAGCGTTAAAATGCGAAGAACTTACTCTTGAACTCTCCCGGGGCCAGATCTCGGTATGGGGAGAAGTGGATTTTAAAGGATCGAGCTCCTTTATTGAATTTCTCAGCAGTGCCGATCTATCCTTGATGAAGTCGATTATACCGCAGAACTTTCAATTCTTGATCGACGGCCTAAAGTTCACAGACCTTCCGACTTTCAGCGGAAGATTTACGACAAAGTGGGGAATCCAAAAGATGACGAACCTGGTCGTTGACACGCACTGCCATAATTTTTCTTTTCAAGGTCATGCCCTCGAAGAACTCTCCTTGCCCGTGGCTTACGATGGAAAAAAACTGTTTGTTCCGGAGCTTAAGCTAAAGATGAATAACGGCCTACTTTCCGGAGAAATACTCTGGGATAAACAAAATGCCAATTTCTGGGCAAAAATCAACAGCCACCAGGTAAATCCGAAAATTTTCAAAAAAATATTTGGAGTAGAATTTGACCGTATCCTTGACGTCACTGACTTTAAAAAAGATCTTCCCATAGTGAACCTTGAAATCCGGGGCAACTCTCTCGATCCCCGACAGTGGACCTATTCGGGACACTATCTCCTTAAAGATTTTGTCCATCAAGGTGTTTTTATCCAATCCGCCGAATCTGATTTTAATTTTTCTAATTATGAACTTTTTTTACCCAATTTGCATGTGAGCCGTCCCGAGGGAACGGTCAGCGGAATGGTTCGCCATAACTTTCAAAAAAAACTGGTTTGGATTACAGGCTTGTGCTCTTCGGTAAACGTCATAGAATCTGCACCAGCTCTAGGTCATGAATTTTTTTCTTACGTCAAGCCTTACCGGTTTCATTCTCCTCCTTTTTTGAAAGTCAACGGGGTTGTGGACCTTGATAAATATTCAAAAGAACCAAGAACGGATCTCCATATCGAAGTGGATTCCGATTCTGTTATGGATCTGGATGTTTTTAAAGTTACCTTCCCTTTGACTAAACCCAAGGGAGAAATCTTTTTGAGAGGTAGGGAGTTGACGGTCAAAGTGCACAAAGGTTTCCTCTTTGATGGACAGATTCAGGGAGTCTATGAATCCAGCTTATGGAAGAAAAATATTCCCTTCAAAACGCATTTCCACATCAATAACGGAGATTTTCATAAAGCCATGCACACGATATTCAACAACAACAAGGATTCAGGAAGATTTGATTTCCAGACGACTTTTGGCGGCTACTTGGGTAATTTATACTCCCTGCAAGGCGATGGAAAAATAGAAATTCACGATGGCTACATTATGTCGATTCCTTTCCTGGGTGTCATTTCTACCGCTTTGAGTTCAAAGGATACCGATTTTGCCATGGCTAAGGCGGACGAAGCCTCCGCCCATTTTAACATTAAAGATGGTTTTATTTTCACCCGGGATTTGAAAATTTCGAGCTTTACCTTTTCGGTCCTGGGCTCCGGAAAATATAACTTTGTCAAAGATAATTTAGACATGGACATGAAAGTCAGGATGCGCGGACCCATGGGTTATCTTTTTTATCCGCTGAGCGAACTTTTCGAATACCATGGAACGGGCAAGCTGGCTTCCCCGGTATGGAAATCAAAAGTCTTTTGA
- a CDS encoding DUF6537 domain-containing protein produces the protein MATKSVIARADPRFLKEEGLEVFTGNEAIVKGLLETQGGIHLITGYPGSPISGIFDAIEAISGLLKEHGIQAVLANNEALAAAMLNGSQMAGLRAVAAMKSVGLHVAADGLALGNLSGSHPEGGAIVIIGDDPWNDSTQTPADSRFLCKHLHMPFLEPSTVQEAKDWINAGFILSRNSNLFIGYLVTTNLADGGGTVSVKQNHFPLQNSLNPFSLDSSAIDLEKRVILPPRTSQREKDFLFRYQLLWSKSRELGIDKIYFGGQNSKIGFISSGLAFGYLAQALDFLGLYGKIPILKVGLPYPLNPEVIVEFAEAVDELYVVEERRAFIEESLVLLLNQLGLSKKIYGKRFPLGLQGIPSTGGLDPSLLVQILNALFSKMPMPRKKTWSLNDLQERSQAAFPFQLPLRTPTFCPGCPHRDSAALLLEIQKAFKDPQYMKNRYKTDPIELVFHGDTGCYTMLMFEPYQSLMHNYSGMGLGGGTGMGIDPFIKNKQVVFMGDSTFFHSGMIAISNSVKNGQDITYIILDNRTTAMTGHQTTPGVDKDLLGEKTTSQNIEEIIAAVTEKTGVCVYRINPSQREHYKMLLEQTILKEGVKIIIAEKECAIISQRRQLKKEREEIRHKGFLSQKKHVFINPDVCEFCLECTLSTGCPGLTFIDTDFGKKMATDLSWCIADGACARVGACPAFAEVTVFRSSPRSPFRKENIKLDLPRKERLERPFRVFIAGVGGMGVASLTAVVVRAAHREGYWVQFCDRNGLAIRNGSVVSQIVFYPKPIQGEDPPITPIGNYGEGDLILGLDPLETARIIDPGGRYRVGSPQKTALILNETLTQTVRSLLGKDSLDFPEIEKKILSRIDPKRYMRFPFAELSEEYFDNKLYSNLMVFGASFQAGFLPFSLESIEWAIQETLGKRSPVNIEAFSLGRALVANSSLAFAPPDQEENPSLVQHWNGFIDQLQKSKKKEAQKLWKWNSEISSFPLDKPTLEAFSLRLKNIYLYEDIDYAQLYYEAVKMILFKDSLQFGFAATKAAIKNIYKLMAIKDEVEVARLLTDNQAISGDLKRLHVQPGRGDRVIYRHWTRPEFVLGNFKIRFRLKSSPWMLKIMSKAKFLRKVLPGWHRQEKEFRDWFLSSCREFEYSTAEAYKLWVEFFELPEGITGYREIRYPKMEKAKERALRILSEIKAKDKESKTLF, from the coding sequence ATGGCTACCAAAAGCGTCATAGCAAGAGCTGATCCGAGATTTCTCAAGGAGGAGGGCCTTGAAGTTTTTACCGGCAATGAAGCGATTGTTAAAGGCCTTCTTGAAACCCAGGGAGGTATCCATCTTATAACCGGTTATCCAGGCTCTCCTATTTCGGGAATTTTTGATGCGATCGAAGCCATATCCGGTCTTCTTAAAGAGCATGGCATTCAAGCGGTTCTTGCAAACAATGAAGCACTTGCCGCAGCTATGCTCAATGGCTCCCAGATGGCAGGGTTAAGAGCCGTTGCAGCCATGAAAAGCGTCGGTTTGCATGTGGCTGCAGATGGACTTGCCTTGGGCAACTTGTCTGGAAGTCATCCCGAAGGAGGAGCAATCGTCATTATTGGAGATGATCCGTGGAATGATTCGACTCAGACTCCGGCTGATTCCCGTTTTCTTTGCAAGCATTTACACATGCCTTTCTTGGAGCCTTCTACTGTTCAAGAAGCCAAAGATTGGATCAATGCGGGCTTTATCCTTTCTCGAAATTCCAACCTTTTTATAGGCTACTTAGTCACGACTAACCTAGCGGATGGAGGGGGCACGGTCAGCGTCAAACAAAACCACTTCCCTCTACAAAATTCTCTTAATCCTTTTTCTCTCGATAGTTCAGCCATAGACTTAGAAAAGAGGGTTATTCTTCCTCCCAGGACTTCTCAAAGAGAAAAGGATTTTCTATTTCGCTACCAGCTTCTTTGGTCAAAGTCTAGAGAACTGGGAATTGATAAAATTTATTTTGGCGGCCAAAATTCCAAGATAGGTTTTATCAGCTCAGGGCTAGCCTTTGGTTACTTGGCCCAAGCACTTGATTTTCTGGGTCTTTATGGCAAAATACCCATTTTAAAAGTGGGTCTCCCCTACCCTTTAAATCCCGAGGTTATAGTCGAGTTTGCAGAAGCTGTCGATGAACTTTATGTTGTAGAAGAAAGAAGGGCCTTCATAGAAGAATCCCTGGTTCTTCTTCTGAACCAATTAGGATTGTCTAAAAAGATTTATGGCAAACGATTCCCTTTAGGGTTACAGGGTATTCCTTCTACGGGTGGACTCGATCCCTCTCTTCTCGTTCAGATCTTAAATGCTCTTTTTTCCAAGATGCCCATGCCGAGAAAAAAAACCTGGAGCTTGAACGACCTCCAGGAAAGGAGTCAAGCCGCTTTTCCTTTCCAATTGCCCTTGAGAACCCCCACTTTTTGTCCTGGATGTCCTCATAGGGATTCAGCAGCCCTACTTCTTGAAATCCAAAAAGCCTTTAAAGATCCTCAATACATGAAAAACCGATACAAAACCGACCCAATAGAGCTGGTTTTTCATGGAGACACCGGTTGTTACACCATGCTGATGTTCGAACCCTACCAAAGCTTAATGCATAACTACAGCGGCATGGGCCTGGGTGGGGGAACGGGAATGGGGATCGACCCTTTTATCAAAAATAAACAAGTGGTGTTCATGGGTGATTCTACCTTTTTTCATTCGGGAATGATCGCCATATCCAATTCCGTAAAAAACGGGCAGGACATAACTTATATCATCCTAGACAATCGGACCACGGCCATGACAGGGCACCAAACTACTCCTGGAGTGGACAAAGATCTTCTTGGGGAAAAGACCACTTCTCAAAATATCGAGGAAATTATCGCTGCGGTAACAGAAAAAACAGGGGTTTGCGTATATAGGATTAATCCGTCACAGAGAGAACATTACAAAATGCTCCTGGAACAAACGATACTTAAAGAAGGAGTCAAGATCATCATCGCCGAAAAAGAATGCGCCATTATTTCTCAAAGACGACAGTTGAAGAAAGAAAGAGAGGAGATAAGACATAAGGGATTCCTATCCCAGAAGAAACATGTTTTCATTAATCCCGACGTTTGCGAATTTTGCCTTGAATGTACATTATCTACGGGATGTCCCGGTTTGACTTTTATCGATACCGATTTCGGTAAAAAAATGGCTACGGATTTATCCTGGTGCATTGCCGATGGAGCTTGTGCAAGGGTTGGAGCCTGCCCGGCTTTTGCCGAGGTTACCGTTTTCCGATCGTCTCCCCGTTCACCGTTTAGAAAAGAAAATATAAAACTCGATCTTCCCCGAAAAGAAAGGTTAGAGAGGCCGTTTAGGGTTTTTATAGCCGGGGTTGGAGGAATGGGGGTTGCCAGCCTAACGGCCGTTGTTGTTAGAGCGGCTCACAGAGAGGGATACTGGGTACAGTTCTGTGATCGAAACGGGTTGGCTATTCGCAATGGTTCAGTTGTATCCCAAATAGTCTTTTATCCGAAACCTATTCAAGGAGAAGATCCGCCTATAACCCCGATCGGTAACTATGGGGAAGGGGACTTAATTTTAGGATTGGATCCTTTAGAAACAGCGCGGATCATAGATCCCGGAGGTCGATACAGGGTGGGTTCTCCTCAAAAAACCGCTCTCATCCTGAATGAAACGCTCACTCAAACGGTTCGTTCCTTGCTCGGCAAAGACAGCCTGGATTTTCCCGAAATAGAAAAGAAAATTCTTTCGAGGATCGATCCCAAGCGCTATATGAGATTTCCTTTTGCAGAACTTTCCGAAGAGTATTTCGACAATAAGCTTTACTCGAATCTCATGGTATTTGGAGCATCTTTCCAGGCTGGATTTCTCCCCTTTTCGTTAGAGAGCATAGAATGGGCGATCCAAGAAACATTAGGCAAGAGAAGCCCGGTAAACATAGAAGCATTTTCCCTGGGACGGGCTCTCGTGGCAAATTCCTCCCTCGCATTCGCTCCTCCGGATCAAGAGGAGAATCCCTCCCTTGTTCAACACTGGAATGGTTTCATAGACCAACTTCAGAAATCCAAGAAAAAGGAAGCACAAAAACTTTGGAAATGGAATTCGGAGATTTCTTCTTTCCCCCTGGATAAACCTACCCTAGAAGCTTTCAGCTTAAGGCTTAAAAACATTTACCTTTATGAAGATATTGATTATGCCCAGTTGTATTATGAGGCCGTAAAAATGATCCTTTTTAAGGATAGCCTGCAATTTGGCTTTGCTGCAACTAAAGCGGCAATAAAAAACATTTACAAGCTCATGGCCATTAAAGACGAAGTGGAAGTAGCCAGGCTTTTGACAGATAACCAGGCTATATCAGGGGATTTAAAACGGCTTCATGTTCAACCGGGCCGCGGGGATCGAGTAATTTATAGGCATTGGACGCGCCCGGAATTTGTGCTCGGAAACTTCAAGATTAGGTTCCGTTTAAAATCCTCTCCATGGATGCTTAAGATCATGAGCAAAGCAAAATTCCTAAGGAAGGTTTTGCCAGGATGGCACCGGCAAGAAAAAGAATTTAGGGATTGGTTTCTTTCTTCTTGCAGGGAATTTGAATATTCCACCGCTGAAGCTTACAAGCTTTGGGTAGAATTTTTTGAACTCCCTGAGGGAATAACAGGATACCGTGAAATACGATACCCAAAAATGGAAAAGGCCAAAGAGAGGGCCTTAAGAATCCTTTCTGAAATTAAAGCCAAGGATAAAGAAAGCAAGACTCTCTTTTAG